In the Burkholderiales bacterium genome, TGTCGAAGAAAACGATGTTTTTTTCGATCGACAAAGCGCGCCGCGAACTCGGCTATGCGCCGCGACCAGCCGATGAAGCATTGATCGACGCCGTGACGTGGTTTCGCGAAAACGGATATTGCGGCGAGTGATTCCCACTTCGGTGCTATCACTTCATGCTTGCACTTGCTAGCGGAACGCGCTAGCATCTAGCCCAGTGAATGCCAAGCACCGAAAGACGCTTCAAACCATCTTTGCCCGACCAACGTCGCCGTCAGTTGTCTTCTCTGACATCGAAGCGCTGGTTGTTGCTTTAGGTGGCTCGATCACGGAGCGCGAAGGCTCGCGCGTCAGGATTTCTCTCCAGGGTGAGCAGTGGCACTGTCACCGCCCTCACCCAGGCAAGGAAGCCAGGCGCTACCAGGTCGAGGAGGCTCGCGAACTGCTGGAACGTGTAGGGGTCAAGCCATGAACACCATGAGTCACAAGGGGTATACCGCCCGAATCGAGTTCGACGAACGCGACAACATCTTTGTCGGTCGCGTTCTTGGGCTGCACACTATGATCAGCTTTCATGGTGAAACCGTGAAGGGTCTGCGTGCCGCGTTCGTGAAAGCCATCGAAGAGTTCTTGCTCGACTGCAAGGAACAAGGGGTTCGCCCCGAGAAGCCCGCGTCTGGCAAGCTCATGCTCCGCGTACCGCCGGAAATTCATGGTGCGGCCCTGGTTGCAGCTCAGGCTGCAGGCAAAAGCCTCAATCAATGGGCGACCGAGGTGCTCGAAGAAGCCACGCATGGTTGAGCGCTACAACCAAGAGGCTGGATTGGCGTGGTGAAATTCACGCGCTATTTCTCGGCGGTACGAACGCGGCCCGACCGAGTCTTAATTCGGGAAGATGGATTGAACGAGCGATCGAATCACCCTTTCGTGAATTCGTCCAAACCGATGGCGACATCCGGCGTTGGACGATCGTACCGGAAATGGAAAACCGCTATCTCCGAGTAGCTTTGCCGCCCGACGGAGAGACGGTTCACAATGCTTTCTTTGATCGGGGTTGCGGCTTTGCCAGGCGTAGAAGCGGCCGCGGGTCACACCGTACAGCGTGCACATCATCTGACCGAATGAGCTTGCCGGTTTGCCGCGATGAAGGCAAAGACTTCTGCTTTCGATCGCAGGCAAACCGGATAGCTTTTTTAAGAGATCATGGTCCTGCTGCAGGCGCCTGTATTGCTGCTCTACCATATCTGTTGATCTTCTGTGGTCCTGGTGTACCCATTGAGCACTCTCATCGTTAGGTGAAAGTGTCAACGAAACCGATGCAACCTCCATGGCCGCTCGATGGAAAGGTTAGAGGTAATCGGACGACGGCTACTTTGGTTAGAAAGTCAGTCGCTGGGTTGCATTCTATACAAATCAAATACTTAACGCGACTGAGACTCGAGCGGTGCACTCTTCAACATTGCGTCGAACTGCCCGTCAAGTTATCGCCTTCAGCTCCTTAGCGAGACATTCCTCAAGGTGCTTGATTGACATGTAGACGATGCATCGCTGGTCTTTACGTCAAACCGAGATCATTGCCTTCCTTCCAACAGCACAGTCGGTATACCTTTGCCCCATGCGTTGGAATGACGTCCGTTTACGCGCTGCCGCGCGGCTTTTCATTCGCGGCAGCAGTCCGGCTACCGGGCCGAAAACTATCCCAGATCAGCAATACCGCGCCGACGGTTATCGCCGAATCGGCGACATTGAACGCCGGCCACGAATATTCCGCGATATGAAAATGCAGGAAATCGACGACGGCGCCGAAGCGGAAGCGGTCTATGACATTGCCGATGGCGCCGCCGAGGACGAGAGCCAGCGCCATATTCATCAGCATGCTGCCGGCATGCCGGTACAGCATATAAAGAATCCAGATCGATGCGAGCAGGGCAATCGCGATAAAAAATTCGCGCTGCCAGCCCGAGGCGTTGCTCAGGAACGAGAACGCCGCGCCCGTGTTGTAGGTCAGCACGAGATCGAAAAACGGCGTGAGGACGACGCGGTCGCCGAACGTCAACGATAGCGTGATGGCGAGTTTCGACCATTGGTCGAGCACGATCACCAGCGCTGCGAGACCGAGCCACGGCAGCAATTTACGCATGACTACGCGGCTCCCCGGCGCCGAACAGGTTGGCCACGCAGCGCCCGCAGATTTGCGGATGCGCGGGATCAGCGCCGACGTCCGCGCGGTAATGCCAGCAGCGCTCGCATTTCGGATGCGGGCTCGCAACCACCGCGATGCTGATTCCCGGAATGCTGCTCGCGGTCGCGCCGGCGGATTCTGATGATGCAGCTGCGACGGTAGCGGCCGACGTAATAAACACGAAGCGCAGATCGTCGCCAAACGATCGCAAGACATCGCTTTCTCCGGCATCCGCATGCAGCACGACCTCGCCGGCCAGCGATGATCCGATCTGACCGGCGACACGCAGGGCCTCGAGTTGCCTTTGCACATCCGAACGCAGCATGCGCAATTTGCTCCAGCGGGCGCGCAAGCGATCGGCGTCGGCAGCGGAAGCGGCGTCGTCAACGGCAAGGGCAGGCAACTCGTACCAGGTCGACAGGAATACGCTACTGTCGGCATCGCGATTCAACACCTGCCATGCTTCTTCCGCCGTGAAACTCAATATCGGCGCCAGCAGTCGCACCAGACATTGGGCGATGTGGTGCAAGGCGTTTTGCGCCGACCGCCGCGCGGCGGAATCGGCGCCGGCCGTGTACAGGCGATCTTTCAGAATATCCAGATAGAAGCCGCCGAGATCCTCGGAACAAAACTGCTGGAGCTTCTGCACGACCTGATGGAATTCATAGCGGCCGTAGTGTCCGCCTGATTGCGCTGCGCCGGCATCGACACTGCCGGCAAGTGCCGACTGCAAATCAGCTGTCATGACGATCGCATAGCGGTCGAT is a window encoding:
- a CDS encoding NAD-dependent dehydratase, translated to QKPPRIRLPHNAILPIAYMTEAWARISRREPLVTVDGVRLSKKTMFFSIDKARRELGYAPRPADEALIDAVTWFRENGYCGE
- a CDS encoding lipoprotein signal peptidase, with amino-acid sequence MRKLLPWLGLAALVIVLDQWSKLAITLSLTFGDRVVLTPFFDLVLTYNTGAAFSFLSNASGWQREFFIAIALLASIWILYMLYRHAGSMLMNMALALVLGGAIGNVIDRFRFGAVVDFLHFHIAEYSWPAFNVADSAITVGAVLLIWDSFRPGSRTAAANEKPRGSA
- a CDS encoding type II toxin-antitoxin system HicB family antitoxin produces the protein MNTMSHKGYTARIEFDERDNIFVGRVLGLHTMISFHGETVKGLRAAFVKAIEEFLLDCKEQGVRPEKPASGKLMLRVPPEIHGAALVAAQAAGKSLNQWATEVLEEATHG
- a CDS encoding type II toxin-antitoxin system HicA family toxin gives rise to the protein MNAKHRKTLQTIFARPTSPSVVFSDIEALVVALGGSITEREGSRVRISLQGEQWHCHRPHPGKEARRYQVEEARELLERVGVKP